In the genome of Dermacentor silvarum isolate Dsil-2018 chromosome 1, BIME_Dsil_1.4, whole genome shotgun sequence, one region contains:
- the LOC119445783 gene encoding uncharacterized protein LOC119445783: protein MAAPDFGRLPEFSGSSGSWRSWYGRLQFFFEANDITDASKKRAHLLTLCGEQTYDMVCTIVQPKQPNQVSYDDIVEMLKAHFDPQPSEVFCRARFQRRDQRHDETVSDYVTALKRLAAECNFGTSADNAANPTILPLEVMLRDRFVCGLRNEQVQQRLFAEKDLSFKKAFDIALRAENAVEDQRNVKAEFKKIHEACTIIYLQD from the coding sequence ATGGCAGCGCCTGACTTTGGTCGGCTACCCGAATTcagtggcagctctggctcctgGAGATCCTGGTATGGTAGGCTACAGTTCTTCTTCGAGGCTAACGACATTACGGACGCTTCCAAGAAACGTGCTCATCTGCTAACGTTGTGCGGAGAACAGACTTACGACATGGTCTGCACCATAGTTCAGCCCAAGCAGCCCAACCAAGTGAGCTACGATGACATAGTTGAGATGCTCAAGGCTCATTTTGATCCGCAACCTTCTGAAGTCTTCTGCAGGGCACGCTTCCAACGACGTGACCAACGGCACGATGAAACGGTCAGTGATTACGTCACAGCGCTCAAGAGGCTAGCAGCAGAGTGCAATTTTGGAACAAGCGCAGACAATGCGGCCAATCCAACCATACTGCCTCTTGAGGTAATGCTCCGTGATCGTTTCGTTTGCGGTCTTCGGAACGAGCAAGTCCAGCAACGGCTGTTCGCGGAAAAAGACTTGTCATTCAAGAAAGCCTTTGACATTGCACTGCGAGCTGAGAACGCCGTCGAAGACCAGAGAAACGTGAAAGCGGAATTCAAAAAGATTCACGAAGCCTGCACAATCATCTATCTCCAAGACTGA